The Zobellia alginiliquefaciens genome contains a region encoding:
- a CDS encoding MFS transporter, producing the protein MKTNTANRKALIALAIGGFGIGLTEFVIMGILPDVAKGLNITIPEAGHSIAAYALGVVVGAPLLTKIGAKLNARTVLLLLMGWFTLFNTLSGFADSYTTLLITRFLSGLPHGAFFGIGAVVAGKLVKAGKSAQAIAVMFSGLTIANVIGVPTGTYIGHHYDWSISFFMVGVVGLMAILSVLLWMPKIAPELPKPRSKDNKGLRNAELWALIALTTIGTGGFFAWYSYIAPLVTDVAGWGEHMVSYAMILAGLGMVVGNFVGAKMAEWFVPLKAVAISLGFMVVLLLINSVVATNPQMLLVMTFIIGLASFTVSTPIQMAIINTSKGNEMLGSSMNQSAFNMGNASGAYLAGLPIAYGFGVTYSGVVGAVLAGTGLAMAVGILVYRRQRANKYRKLAYNS; encoded by the coding sequence ATGAAAACAAACACAGCAAATAGAAAAGCGCTTATAGCTTTAGCGATAGGAGGTTTTGGTATCGGGTTAACAGAATTCGTTATAATGGGGATTCTTCCCGATGTTGCCAAAGGTCTAAATATTACCATTCCGGAAGCGGGGCACTCTATTGCAGCGTATGCATTGGGAGTTGTTGTAGGAGCGCCGTTATTGACAAAAATAGGAGCTAAGTTAAATGCAAGGACCGTTTTGTTATTGCTAATGGGGTGGTTTACCCTGTTCAATACGCTTTCTGGTTTTGCGGATAGCTATACAACCTTATTAATTACTCGGTTTTTATCAGGACTTCCACATGGTGCTTTCTTTGGAATAGGTGCGGTGGTAGCAGGTAAATTGGTAAAAGCAGGAAAATCAGCTCAAGCCATTGCGGTTATGTTTTCCGGTTTAACTATTGCCAATGTAATCGGGGTGCCCACAGGAACGTATATTGGCCATCACTATGATTGGAGTATATCTTTTTTTATGGTAGGTGTAGTTGGTTTGATGGCTATTCTTAGTGTTTTGCTTTGGATGCCTAAAATCGCCCCTGAACTTCCAAAACCACGGTCTAAGGATAATAAAGGGTTGAGGAATGCAGAACTTTGGGCATTGATTGCTCTGACAACCATTGGAACAGGTGGGTTCTTTGCATGGTACAGTTATATTGCACCATTAGTAACGGATGTTGCCGGTTGGGGGGAGCATATGGTCAGTTATGCCATGATATTGGCCGGTCTAGGTATGGTGGTCGGTAATTTTGTGGGTGCAAAGATGGCGGAATGGTTTGTACCTTTAAAAGCGGTAGCCATAAGTTTAGGTTTTATGGTGGTATTGCTATTGATCAATTCTGTTGTTGCAACCAACCCACAAATGCTGTTGGTTATGACTTTTATAATCGGGTTGGCTTCATTTACAGTTTCAACCCCTATTCAGATGGCTATAATCAATACATCTAAAGGAAATGAAATGTTAGGGTCCTCAATGAATCAGAGTGCTTTTAACATGGGTAATGCTTCAGGAGCTTATTTGGCAGGACTTCCAATTGCTTACGGATTTGGAGTTACATATTCAGGAGTGGTGGGCGCAGTACTTGCCGGAACCGGTCTGGCCATGGCCGTTGGTATTCTCGTGTATAGAAGACAAAGAGCCAATAAATATAGAAAGTTGGCTTATAATAGTTAG